One window of Leptotrichia trevisanii DSM 22070 genomic DNA carries:
- a CDS encoding Cas10/Cmr2 second palm domain-containing protein, translated as MDKNKTFKEVLDENKFLVSIETVKIKDFIFSTNKLKLIRGASYLLDYMNQVEVPRILRKYGLEYNTKGLVDKIYDISDDEEFLRKVDEKIDGAIDKRILYVGAGNAKFLVENEKDAKNICKEIKELYSEIAPSAKVVAEFHPMEKDEKIWDAIDELAQKTAEKKSEGFPMLNIDLPFAVKCDLSGTEPAVVSWKSIKSVENDLDSIDIHKSGYDWKLNNEKRNSEGIVKFQNDTDKQKKDTIKAIENVIKESGLNISEESAVKIKYSNKMIKDDVNEIGFYSIIKKALKDDIHLNTEIDDYAVGDNFIGFIYSDGDGLGDFLKNVKKVYTTEEEYLKFMRKFSVILDRNTKYVLKEVIKEMYEKGKFVKKKPILKDGKFVKDEKGENIEKSVIGEFLIVGGDDVCAVFPADLALEISAEFQKQFEEKMNKFTENENKNNEVKNSENITSSCGVVIAKGKIPMFQLFEQGLKLQKLAKGKRYNENQIRDEKAKRTGYIDFQVIGNEGNVDIKGYRKKWFDKFDNKKNENKLHISKRPYSINKIDDDVSESIDKLIENVKDLKKENFPNTKIRYIYDLKKDETKTDNEKIMESINILSKMSEEDIQVLNKLWGIKDKMKLDFNNENKEFKKLFDNIFDVLEIYDFIQKDEKSLEKEDNKSGN; from the coding sequence ATGGATAAAAATAAAACATTCAAAGAAGTATTGGACGAAAATAAATTTTTAGTTAGTATTGAAACTGTGAAAATAAAAGATTTTATTTTTTCAACAAATAAATTGAAATTAATTAGAGGAGCGAGTTATCTTTTGGATTATATGAATCAGGTGGAAGTGCCAAGAATATTGAGAAAGTACGGGTTGGAATATAATACAAAAGGGCTTGTAGATAAAATTTATGATATTAGTGATGATGAAGAATTTTTAAGAAAGGTAGACGAAAAAATAGATGGTGCTATTGATAAAAGAATATTGTATGTTGGAGCGGGGAATGCTAAATTTTTGGTTGAAAATGAAAAAGATGCTAAAAATATTTGTAAAGAGATAAAAGAACTTTATAGTGAAATTGCTCCGAGTGCAAAAGTGGTAGCTGAGTTTCATCCTATGGAAAAAGATGAAAAAATATGGGATGCGATTGATGAGCTGGCACAAAAGACTGCTGAAAAAAAAAGTGAAGGATTCCCAATGTTAAATATTGATTTGCCGTTTGCTGTGAAGTGTGATTTGTCGGGAACGGAACCAGCAGTTGTGAGTTGGAAAAGTATAAAAAGTGTAGAAAATGATTTAGACAGTATAGATATTCATAAAAGTGGTTATGATTGGAAATTAAATAATGAAAAGAGAAATAGTGAAGGAATAGTGAAATTTCAGAATGACACTGACAAACAGAAAAAAGATACGATAAAAGCAATTGAAAATGTTATCAAAGAAAGTGGATTGAACATTAGTGAAGAAAGTGCAGTAAAAATTAAGTATTCTAATAAAATGATTAAAGATGATGTGAATGAAATTGGATTTTATTCGATTATAAAGAAAGCTCTTAAAGATGATATTCATTTGAATACTGAAATTGATGATTATGCTGTAGGTGATAATTTTATTGGGTTTATTTATAGTGATGGAGATGGACTTGGAGACTTTTTAAAAAATGTAAAAAAAGTTTATACAACTGAAGAAGAATATTTAAAATTTATGAGAAAATTTAGTGTTATTTTGGATAGAAATACGAAATATGTGTTGAAAGAAGTTATTAAGGAAATGTATGAAAAAGGTAAATTTGTGAAGAAAAAACCGATTTTGAAAGATGGAAAATTTGTGAAAGATGAAAAAGGGGAAAATATTGAAAAATCTGTAATTGGAGAATTTCTGATTGTTGGTGGAGATGATGTTTGTGCAGTATTTCCAGCGGATTTGGCACTAGAAATTTCAGCAGAATTTCAAAAGCAGTTTGAAGAGAAAATGAACAAATTTACTGAAAATGAAAATAAGAATAATGAAGTGAAAAATTCAGAAAATATAACTTCTTCTTGTGGAGTTGTTATTGCAAAAGGGAAAATACCGATGTTCCAACTATTTGAGCAAGGACTCAAGTTGCAAAAATTGGCTAAAGGGAAAAGATACAATGAAAATCAGATTAGAGATGAAAAAGCAAAAAGAACGGGATATATTGATTTTCAGGTAATTGGTAATGAAGGAAATGTTGATATAAAAGGGTATAGAAAAAAATGGTTTGATAAATTTGATAATAAAAAAAATGAAAATAAATTACATATTTCAAAAAGGCCATATAGCATTAACAAAATAGATGATGATGTTTCTGAAAGTATTGACAAACTTATTGAAAATGTAAAAGATTTAAAAAAAGAAAATTTTCCGAATACAAAAATTCGATATATTTATGATTTAAAAAAAGATGAAACGAAAACTGATAATGAAAAAATTATGGAATCAATAAATATTTTATCTAAAATGAGCGAGGAAGATATTCAAGTTTTGAATAAATTATGGGGAATAAAAGATAAGATGAAATTAGATTTTAATAATGAAAATAAGGAATTTAAGAAACTTTTTGATAATATTTTTGATGTGTTAGAGATTTATGATTTTATTCAAAAGGATGAAAAATCTTTAGAAAAGGAGGATAATAAGAGTGGGAATTAA
- a CDS encoding RAMP superfamily CRISPR-associated protein, producing the protein MVKEFLRLENRLILKLEIEPTSPLIVKLGDSSEKNNKKEKSESVISFITSDSPRGNLVKYEGNSKKEDKRKGEIFIPGSTLKGLLRERFNKIYDIKKDDELNFKAENKNHKEVDNLFGWTEGDKAQRGRIFIEDAYLENQDLRENFYTKDINEALEVIMYRDITPIDGFTGKATVPLNYECTMEPFVTELIVNNLSLEELKNIFFVLRDSHLGEIRLGNSKTRGFGQVKFNIQNMVIENYRDKTKFIVNLKDYFEVDFLNSIKLGNEFLRENLKLKREFREIDVKNPNKFINTLFSEVE; encoded by the coding sequence ATGGTAAAAGAATTTTTGAGATTAGAGAATAGGCTGATATTGAAATTGGAGATAGAGCCGACTTCTCCTTTGATTGTGAAATTGGGAGATAGTTCTGAAAAAAATAATAAAAAAGAAAAAAGTGAAAGTGTAATATCGTTTATAACTTCTGATTCGCCAAGAGGAAATTTAGTAAAATATGAAGGAAATTCAAAAAAAGAAGATAAAAGAAAAGGTGAAATATTTATTCCAGGTTCTACATTAAAAGGGTTGCTTAGGGAAAGATTTAATAAAATTTATGATATAAAAAAAGATGATGAATTGAATTTTAAGGCAGAAAATAAAAATCATAAGGAAGTGGACAATTTATTTGGTTGGACAGAGGGAGATAAAGCTCAAAGAGGAAGAATTTTTATAGAAGATGCTTATCTTGAAAATCAAGATTTAAGAGAAAATTTTTATACAAAAGATATAAATGAAGCATTGGAGGTTATTATGTACAGAGATATAACTCCGATAGATGGATTTACAGGTAAGGCAACTGTTCCATTGAATTATGAGTGTACTATGGAACCATTTGTAACAGAATTGATAGTAAATAATCTTAGTTTGGAGGAATTAAAAAATATATTTTTTGTATTAAGAGACAGCCATTTAGGAGAAATTCGGCTTGGAAACTCTAAAACTAGAGGGTTTGGACAAGTGAAATTTAATATTCAAAATATGGTAATTGAAAATTATAGAGATAAAACAAAATTTATAGTTAATTTAAAGGATTATTTTGAAGTAGATTTTCTAAATTCAATAAAATTAGGAAATGAATTTTTGAGAGAAAATTTGAAATTAAAAAGAGAATTTAGAGAAATTGATGTAAAAAATCCAAATAAATTTATAAATACACTTTTTAGTGAGGTGGAATGA
- a CDS encoding RAMP superfamily CRISPR-associated protein, producing MDFSTFKNKYVITGELTVKTALHIGSGKEKDDRDAPFISLDEDKNFYVPGSSFRGYLSTKLERFLDSGNGFKIKNNGEILNEADVKLIFGYTNLDKLETKIDNKDNEEIKKLKENNKKIQDRIVKKLNAEKLDEVKSLAGRIHISDMESLTEDVFVTRDGIKIDRNTGATEKGAKFDYDVVPAGTQFNVRIELENIEDYQLELLGLALRDIMSNEGDLLGGKTSRGIGRCKLENLKMEYVKADDEENLAKYIFTGKFPYGISNQNEMFDTKNLSLELGE from the coding sequence ATGGATTTTTCAACATTTAAAAATAAATATGTAATAACAGGAGAATTAACAGTAAAAACAGCTTTGCACATAGGAAGTGGAAAGGAAAAAGATGATAGGGATGCACCTTTTATTTCATTAGATGAAGATAAAAACTTTTACGTCCCAGGTTCATCGTTTAGAGGATATTTGAGTACGAAACTAGAAAGATTTTTGGATAGTGGAAATGGTTTTAAGATTAAAAATAATGGGGAAATATTAAATGAAGCGGATGTAAAATTGATATTTGGGTATACTAATTTGGATAAATTAGAAACTAAAATTGATAATAAGGATAATGAAGAGATTAAGAAGTTAAAAGAAAATAATAAAAAAATACAAGATAGAATAGTAAAAAAATTAAATGCAGAGAAATTAGATGAAGTAAAATCTTTAGCAGGAAGAATACACATATCTGATATGGAAAGTTTAACAGAAGATGTTTTTGTGACAAGAGACGGGATAAAAATAGATAGAAACACAGGTGCAACTGAAAAAGGTGCAAAATTTGACTATGATGTGGTGCCTGCAGGAACACAGTTTAATGTTCGTATAGAATTGGAAAATATTGAAGATTATCAGCTAGAATTATTGGGACTGGCGTTAAGAGATATAATGTCAAATGAAGGAGATTTACTAGGTGGAAAAACTTCGAGAGGAATTGGAAGATGTAAATTGGAAAATTTGAAAATGGAATATGTTAAAGCAGATGATGAAGAAAATTTAGCTAAATATATTTTTACTGGAAAATTTCCTTATGGAATCTCGAATCAAAATGAAATGTTTGACACAAAAAATCTTAGTTTGGAATTGGGAGAATAG
- a CDS encoding RAMP superfamily CRISPR-associated protein, translating into MGIKIGYEAKLLTPVSTAETGTIGKEIDVEVKRDKNGMPYFSAKHIKGIFRGKVLEFRNAFAGNSEKYFGDSLTGEKFVEKYFGSEGNNPSKIRFSDLKLKTEKNQEEINHKIGDRYGVKINRKTRVAEDNSLFNYEFVKSKNVFAGNFEISDNFFEKNEDETNLEKNLKFLLASFLHIDKIGGLKSRGLGKVELRVTSVEIDKKHETLEKENDRFETIERLLEIILKNKPKKTESKKLKELKKYNYTLNFLELSVFQGKVRQNEVELRNSLQGSSIRGAIIQYGLDNNFKIEDLLKIKIAEVKKIVKKGGDEKEEFKLASGFKTKYPVEADEYKKIDKAVSVMKEYKVNKKDENGIKLERDSLVLLNATGTELSIKIDEKTRTTEESLLFSTEYTDLTNVANKEEVFFKGNVEIPKGLFEIGKEYELKIGKYKTKGFGKVEIKFEKYSEKQGISIRERISKLNNQIREDFLRFDKENSKKEENKKEKVYDKDKLLKEGKQKLITFDFLSDMILPFNEVSNVGEQILILFGEFRKRLILNNRRTFVNVEKLRGYNIVNNMRKMDEIVITQGSVISYCIDNEDFEGILEELEKIEKDGIGLRRNEGFGRVKICSEREFKVNGGGNE; encoded by the coding sequence GTGGGAATTAAAATAGGATATGAAGCGAAATTATTGACACCAGTAAGTACAGCTGAAACTGGGACAATCGGAAAAGAAATTGATGTAGAAGTGAAAAGAGATAAAAACGGAATGCCGTATTTTTCAGCAAAACATATAAAAGGGATTTTTAGAGGAAAAGTTTTGGAATTTAGAAATGCTTTTGCTGGGAATAGTGAAAAATATTTTGGAGACAGTTTAACTGGAGAAAAATTTGTAGAAAAATATTTTGGAAGTGAAGGTAATAATCCAAGCAAAATTAGATTCTCAGATTTAAAATTAAAAACGGAAAAAAATCAAGAGGAAATTAATCATAAAATTGGGGATAGATATGGTGTAAAAATTAATAGAAAAACTAGAGTAGCAGAAGATAACTCATTATTTAATTACGAATTTGTAAAATCAAAAAACGTTTTTGCAGGAAATTTTGAAATAAGTGATAATTTTTTTGAAAAAAATGAAGATGAGACAAATTTAGAAAAAAATTTAAAATTTTTGCTGGCAAGTTTTTTGCATATTGATAAAATTGGAGGACTGAAATCGAGAGGACTGGGAAAAGTTGAACTTCGGGTTACTTCGGTAGAAATTGATAAGAAACATGAAACTTTAGAAAAAGAAAATGATAGATTTGAAACAATAGAGAGATTATTGGAAATTATATTAAAAAATAAACCTAAAAAAACAGAGTCAAAAAAATTAAAAGAATTAAAAAAATATAACTATACTTTGAATTTTTTAGAACTTTCGGTATTTCAAGGAAAAGTCAGACAAAACGAAGTTGAATTAAGAAATTCTTTGCAAGGATCTTCAATAAGAGGAGCAATTATTCAATATGGACTAGATAATAATTTCAAAATTGAAGATTTACTGAAAATAAAAATTGCTGAAGTGAAAAAAATTGTGAAAAAAGGTGGAGATGAGAAAGAAGAATTCAAATTAGCTAGTGGATTTAAAACAAAATATCCTGTTGAAGCAGATGAATATAAAAAGATAGATAAAGCAGTTAGTGTAATGAAAGAATATAAAGTGAATAAAAAAGATGAAAATGGGATAAAATTAGAAAGGGATTCATTAGTGTTATTGAATGCAACGGGAACAGAATTAAGCATAAAAATTGATGAAAAAACACGAACTACAGAAGAAAGTTTGTTATTTAGTACAGAATATACAGATTTGACTAATGTAGCAAATAAGGAAGAAGTTTTTTTTAAAGGGAATGTGGAAATTCCAAAAGGATTATTTGAAATTGGGAAGGAATATGAATTAAAAATTGGGAAGTATAAAACAAAAGGATTTGGAAAAGTAGAAATTAAGTTTGAAAAATACTCTGAAAAGCAAGGTATAAGTATTAGAGAGAGAATTTCAAAATTAAATAATCAAATTAGAGAAGATTTTTTAAGATTTGACAAGGAAAATAGTAAAAAAGAGGAAAATAAAAAAGAAAAAGTTTATGATAAAGACAAGTTATTAAAAGAAGGAAAACAAAAATTGATAACATTTGATTTTCTTTCAGATATGATTTTGCCATTTAACGAGGTTAGCAATGTTGGAGAGCAAATTTTAATATTATTTGGAGAATTTAGGAAAAGGTTAATTTTGAATAATAGAAGAACTTTTGTGAATGTTGAGAAATTGAGAGGTTATAACATTGTGAACAATATGAGAAAAATGGACGAAATAGTTATAACTCAAGGAAGTGTAATTTCTTATTGTATTGACAATGAGGATTTTGAGGGAATTTTGGAAGAGCTGGAAAAAATAGAAAAAGATGGAATTGGACTTAGAAGAAATGAAGGATTTGGAAGAGTAAAAATTTGTAGTGAGAGAGAATTTAAAGTGAATGGAGGGGGAAATGAATAA